Genomic DNA from Niallia circulans:
CAGTGGCACCATTCGGAAACTGGATTGCATCCTATTACAACAATACTTCATTGACTGGAATGCCTAAGTCTGTCAAGACGGTTTCCGGCAATGGAACAAGCCTGAAGGTGGAAAACGGCAATGGATCACCAACTGCGGGGATAAATGCCGATAACTTCTCTGTAAGCTACAAAACGGCTCAGAGAATCAATTCAGGCAGCTATATTTTGCGCACAAGAGCAGATGACGGTATCCGTGTCTATCTTGATGGCAACCTAGTTGTGGATAAATGGAGTCCAACCAGCTACTGGAAGAGCGAGTCTACTGACATTATTCAGGTAAAGGATCGCACGACAGGAATTGCAGCAGACAAAAATGTTCACACGATTGAAATTCAATACTATGACAACACAGGCAGCAGCGGTCTTGAATTTTATTTGCAAAATGCAGATAAAGAAGTAGAGAAGAACAGCTGGTTTGGTCAATTTTATCCGAACAGCACATTGTCAGGTAATTATGTCAACATTGTTGGCGGAGCGACATCTGGCAATAAGCTTGATACAATTCGCTACAATTGGGGCACATCACAATCCATTTCCGGTCTGCCTGCAGATAATTTCTCTGCACGCTTTAGGAAAGTGATAACAGGCGGCAAGGATTACTTTGCACAGGCTTTTGCTGATGATGGCATCCGAATGAGCCTTGATGGCAGTAAGTTCATTGATAAGTGGACAAACTCCTCTGGCGATATTTACCGTGCAACATTGCCGTCGGTGGCAGGCGGTGATCATACAGTTACGGCTGAATACTATGAAAATACCGGCAAGGCAGCAGTGTTTGCAGATGTAGTGCCGTTTGGAAATTGGATGGCCTATTATTATGATAATACAGAAACATCTGGTGCACCTGTAAATGCGAAGATCATGGAGCCAAACAGCAACAACGGTTTTACAGAGGACTTCGGCTATGATGCGCCGATGGCTAATGTGCCTGCCAATAACTATTCAACGCGTTATGTTACGGCAAAGCGGTTGACTGCCGGCGATTATTACATCAACACGATTGCAGATGACGGTGTGCAGGTGCTTATTGACGGCAAGGTAGTCATCGACAGATATACTGCAGGCAACAGCAAAAATGATGCAGTCAAGTATTCTGTTAAAAATGGAGCAGAAGGAGATATTCATTGGATTGAAGTGAGATACCTTGAAAAAACGGGTAAATCGAATATCGACTTCTCGATAACACCATTTAAGGAAAGCAGCCTGGTTAATAAAGATACGTGGACGATTCAATATTATCCAAATGTCATCAATCCAAGCAACCCTGTAGCATCTACAGGACTTGTGGAAATTGACCAAGAAGCTGATGTTAACTTCAACTGGGGCTCAGGGTCTCCGGCAAGCTCTATTCCAAATGACAACTTCTCAGCAGTCATGAGCAAACAAGTCTATTTCTCTAAGAGTACGAATTATGACTTCTCTGTCAATGCAGATGATGGTGTTAATTTGCTTGTAGATGGAAAAACGGTCATTGATTCATGGGTAGCGAAGAAGGGCTTAAGAGAAGAAAAGGCGAAGTATATGGATAAGGGTTATCATACTGTTACAATCCAATACTTTGAAAGTACAGGAAATGCGAGCATCAGCCTGGATATTAAAGAATCAGTTAAGCAGGAAGTTATTAAAACATACAGCGACTTCAACCTAACACTTGACAGAATGACGACGATACAGGGCAATTCGGCTCCGAAAACAGATAAGCGCTATGACATCTATTTGCGCGAGGATGCTTTTTATACGAAGAGCAATGGCAGGTTAGCTGTTGAAGGCGGCTGGAATATCCGAACAGGACCTGGAACAGATTATGGTTCACATGATCTCCGCTTCTTAGCAGGAGACAGTGACTTTACGGTCTTAAGCACAGTGAAGGGAACGGACGGCAAGAACTGGATGAAGCTTGGTGGATGGGTACCGCCATCTTTAGTAGATTTAAAGTACTACATCAATCCTGCCAACTTCCAAAATACGTTGAAAGCACAGCTTCAATTCGTTAAGCTTTCTGAACCAGGAACAATCAACGTGAACGAAGTAAACCAAAAGGTTCTTACCGGAAAAGGTATTCTATCTGGAAAAGCGAGCAGCTATCAAAAGGCTGCAGAGCAATATGGAGTTAATGCTGTTTACTTAATGGCGCATTCCTTCTTGGAAACAGGAAACGGAACAAGCCAGCTGGCTAAGGGCGTCACATATAATGGTAAAACAGTTTATAATATGTATGGAATTGGCGCGACAGACAATAATGCCCTTTCAGGCGGATCTGCCTTCGCTTACAGTGCAGGCTGGTTCACACCGGAAGCAGCGATTATTGGCGGTGCTGAATTCGTGAGAAAAGACTATATCGACAGAGGACAGGATACTATATATGAAATGAGATGGAACCCAGTGGGCGCAGCTGCAAACGGGTATGCCACACATCAATATGCAACAGATATTGGGTGGGCTTCCAAGCAAACATCGAGCATGTATAATATTTATAATATTCTAGAGTCATATAGTATCACCCTTGACATACCAAGATATAAATAAGAAAAAGCCGCCAAATTTTTGGCGGTTTTTTTGTGGTCAGATTTTCCAGACGGAAAGGGAAAGGGGAGTAAACACACTGCCAGCAAGGTATTACCTTCTCAGGATATTTGTACTTTGTCGAAATATAAGACTTTATGCAAAAATTCAGTTTGCAAAAGTCGAATCTTCGGATTATAATTCCTATATAACAATTATATTCATCTCGTATAATAGCAGGGATATGGCCTGCGAGTTTCTACCAGATAACCGGAAATTATCTGACTACGAGTAAGCCTTATTAATATTAGGATACTATTTTCTTTTGTGGGAATAGTGTCGTTAATTATGCTGGAGACCAGCACGCTTACTCTTTTTAAGTAAACGTGCTGGTCTCCTTTTTATTTTCAGGGGGATGAACGCAATGAAGCTATTAACAGACAAAATTGAAAGAGAAGGCATTGTGTTAGACAGCAATGTGCTTAAAGTAGATTCTTTCATCAATCATCAAATGGATCCACAGCTTATGAATGAAATTGGCTTAGAGTTCGCAAGAAGGTTTAAAGACGC
This window encodes:
- a CDS encoding PA14 domain-containing protein, with amino-acid sequence MLPITILTAAIGISGFFLPASHDAEAATAAKWSVSYYNNTGMSGTPVLKEEISQNELGLKVDNGKNSPATGVNSDNFSAVYQSDQVMPAGKYILRTRADDGIRVYVDGKKIIDDWTASSYWKSEKSKVITVSDLTNQSNKQLHRIKVEYYDKTGGSGLEVYLHPYEDETEDSSWLGLYYSNKSYSGTPALVEGGATAGTKLTQLLKDWGRESPADGLPADNFTATYLKKLAGGKDYFVQSYADDQIEVKIGNQTVIKQNYNSSGAINTGVAVNVGSGEQTMKVNYLEATGRARFAAEAVEFGDWIGWYYDNTSLSGTPKRQNVIQGDGKSLKVENGSGSPISGIGKDNFSVRYSTAQRIKAGKYILRTRADDGMRVYIDGKLAVDGWKSSSYWKSEQVKMIDIKDKSTSGSSKDVHEITIEYYEKTGGSGLEFYLNSIQEEAATNKWLGLYYKNTSLSGLAAVIEGGATAGTKQSQLFHNWDKNKPYPNVNEDNFTASYYKLLDGSKDYFIQTFADDRIRAKANGKTIINRWTNSSGIVDSGIITDLAAGNNLLQVDYMEAGGRARVAGDAVPLGNWIAWYYNNTSLSGFPAAQNTISSDGKSLKVENGYGSPVSAVGGDYFSARYATAQRIKAGDYIVRTRADDGMRVYIDGKLAVDSWESSSYWKSEQTRVISVKDHTTGNADQKDIHTIRIEYYEQTKGSGLEFYLQPASAELEKDSWLELYYNNTNQSGTPVKAVGGATAGTKVKELLHNWGTGKPYAEVNADNFSAKFMKLIAGGKDYVLETYADDGVKATVDDKSIINRWSNSSGKSDFGTITGLSAGDHRLTVDYYENTNNAGIAATVAPFGNWIASYYNNTSLTGMPKSVKTVSGNGTSLKVENGNGSPTAGINADNFSVSYKTAQRINSGSYILRTRADDGIRVYLDGNLVVDKWSPTSYWKSESTDIIQVKDRTTGIAADKNVHTIEIQYYDNTGSSGLEFYLQNADKEVEKNSWFGQFYPNSTLSGNYVNIVGGATSGNKLDTIRYNWGTSQSISGLPADNFSARFRKVITGGKDYFAQAFADDGIRMSLDGSKFIDKWTNSSGDIYRATLPSVAGGDHTVTAEYYENTGKAAVFADVVPFGNWMAYYYDNTETSGAPVNAKIMEPNSNNGFTEDFGYDAPMANVPANNYSTRYVTAKRLTAGDYYINTIADDGVQVLIDGKVVIDRYTAGNSKNDAVKYSVKNGAEGDIHWIEVRYLEKTGKSNIDFSITPFKESSLVNKDTWTIQYYPNVINPSNPVASTGLVEIDQEADVNFNWGSGSPASSIPNDNFSAVMSKQVYFSKSTNYDFSVNADDGVNLLVDGKTVIDSWVAKKGLREEKAKYMDKGYHTVTIQYFESTGNASISLDIKESVKQEVIKTYSDFNLTLDRMTTIQGNSAPKTDKRYDIYLREDAFYTKSNGRLAVEGGWNIRTGPGTDYGSHDLRFLAGDSDFTVLSTVKGTDGKNWMKLGGWVPPSLVDLKYYINPANFQNTLKAQLQFVKLSEPGTINVNEVNQKVLTGKGILSGKASSYQKAAEQYGVNAVYLMAHSFLETGNGTSQLAKGVTYNGKTVYNMYGIGATDNNALSGGSAFAYSAGWFTPEAAIIGGAEFVRKDYIDRGQDTIYEMRWNPVGAAANGYATHQYATDIGWASKQTSSMYNIYNILESYSITLDIPRYK